The genome window aacctcatatgcaactgaatgcctgatttcaagttccacttttcaaatgtcattttcgacctcatccttggaatccatatatatatatatatatatatatatatatatatatatatatatatatatatatatatatatatatatatcgattctgaaaatctggtcgaaaatgacatttggagACTGGAACTTTAAatcaggcatttagttgcattcagttgcatttggttgcattcagttgattctattttgatctaatggccccgccaggggcacccatacatcatttgtaatttacagttttcagttgcatttagttgtaTATGAGATTGCATATTCAGTTGAATATTACCCCTGCGGGGCCTGCAACCTAAATCCACCACAATATCACCCCCACCCTAataaaattcagttgcttatgaggttgcattcagttgtttctattttgatctaatggccccgccaggggcacccatacatcaattgtaacttacagttttcagttgcatatgagattgcattcaaccatatgcaactgaatgcaacctcatatgcaactgcaaCTCCTGATAAtcaggcattcagttgcatctggttgcattcagttgcagaagggaggggtagtatttttgcaatttagaaacttagtgTAGTAAAATTGCAAATAGCTATTCTTGAGAAAagtaaatttacaaaaatttactttttcctatatatttatgaaaaaaccccttttatttatttaaaatttgtcaatttataaaatatatatgtcgaaaattaattttcatatcaaataGCATATTTTTGtcacattaaattattatatgggGCGTCCGGCTGATTTAAATACCATATCAAAAGGAGGTGTTATCTTTTGACATCCaaatctaaataaataaaaatatctgatAGTGGATAGCGTAGTGGTCGTCATATGTTGACTTCAAATCATCCTTGCTGGATTTTCAAAGAGACACAACTGACAAAGtactaaataattttatatttttcatgtgTCTTtccaatatactccctctgtcccagtcaattgtttACGTTTTCTTAACTTCTCGACATGTTTTTTAagtctcttataaaatataattttacaatttatttttaaaatttttttataaaaatataacatttatatttttatacaaaaaaaaaatttaaaaataatttacaaaactatattatatattgaagcattaaaatcTGTGTCACGCCCCAGTCATGTATGCTATTGACCGGGACAAGGGAGTACTATCTATTGTTTAATCCCTCCTTTTAGTTGTTAAATCTCTAtagaaaactaaaaattacatatttaagtagattaaaaattaggggaattatcttgtatattgttttttcaatcttattttcaaaaatactaccttatctaatcttattttcaaatctctaatatattttcaaaaatactacctttttgaaaatattttccaaaaatacggtggttgcatatgcaaccatatatgcaactacaaatcctgatttcaagtttcagttttcaaatgtcattttcgacctcatctttggagtcgatatatatatatatatatatatatatatatatatatatatatatatatatatatatatatatatatatatatatatatatatatatatatatatatggattccaaatatgaggtcgaaaatgacatttgaaaactggaactcgaaatcagaaattcagttgcatatatagttgcatatggttgtattcagttgcattcagttgattatattgcaatctaatggccccaccaggggcacaccatacatccgttgcaacttacagttttcagttgcatttagttgcatatgaggttgcatttagttgcatatgaggttgcattcagttgattccattgcaatctaatggccccgccaggggcacccatacttcagttggaacttacagttttcagttgcatttagttgcatatgaggttgcatttagttgcatatgaggttgcattcagttgattctattgcaatctaatggccccgccaggggcacccatacttcagttggaacttacagttttcagttgcatttagttgcatatgaggttgcatatggggttgcgtgcaacctcatatgcaacctcatatgcaacggaaaactgtaagttgcaactgatgtatgggtgcccctggcggggccattagattacaatagaatcaactgaatacaacccatatgcaaccatatatgcaactacaaatcctgatttcaagtttcagatttcgattccaaagatgaggtcgaaaatgacatttgaaaactggaacttgaaatcaggaattcagttgcatatatggttgcatatgcaaccacagtatttttgaaaatattttagagaaggtagtatttttgaaaataagattggataaggtagtatttttggaaataagattgaaaacgtgattattaataaaaaaaaaagccctaaaaattattctcAATGACGTATTTTTTtatcttatcaattgataaattatttataagttttggttaaattttgatcaatttgaccagTTAAAAATCAAATGTAACAACTAAAACGGGACACAGAAAACATATACCATATTGACAATTTACCACAATTTTCAGGAATATATTACATTctcatattattataaattcatCTCATTCAATTTTTGGTGCAATCATGATTAATGAgactttattcaaaaatataatattttatgacaATATATAACTTTTAAAATACTAATGTTATATTTTACATTCATAACATATTGTATAagaaacaaaaactagtattaagcaatttatattaaaaaatttaatggtgtgttataatttatttatgatgttaGATAAAAAATAAGCGGTATTCATATTGTGGGTAAGTTTTGTGTTaagataatataatatcataaactattttatatatacaaaagaaatatgaaataataattgttatatcatCAAAAATGAAACGTAAATGAAATAGTATATGAAATGtgaaaaattagttaaatttttatttaaaaatacaatttatttgaatcggttaaatatatattattttcattcgGGTAATTGGTTAAAggggttttttcataaatatataggaaaaagtaaatttttgtaaatttactTTTCTCAAGAATAGCTATTTGCAATTTTACTAcactaagtttctaaattgcaaaaatactacccctcccttctgcaactgaatgcaaccagatgcaactgaatgcctgatttcaagttcctgaacttgaaatcaggagttgcagttgcatatgaggttgcattcagttgcatatggttgaatgcaatctcatatgcaactgaaaactgtaagttacaattgatgtatgggtgcccctggcggggccattagatcaaaatagaaataactgaatgcaacctcatacgCAACTGAATTTTATTAGGGTGGGGTTGATATTGTGGTGGATTTAGGTTgcaggccccgcaggggcaatattcaactgaatatgcaatctcatatgcaactaaatgcaactgaaaactgtaaattacaaatgatgtatgggtgcccctggcggggccattagatcaaaatagaatcaaatgaatgcaaccaaatgcaactaaatgcctgatTTAAAGTTCCAGTctccaaatgtcattttcgaccagattttcagaatcgatatatatatatatatatatatatatatatatatatatatatatatatacacatatggattccaaggatgaggtcgaagatgacatttgaaaagtggaacttgaaatcaggcattcagttgcatatgaggttgcatttagttgcagggGAGGGGGtagtatttttacaatttgGAAACTTAGTTTAGTAGATATGCAATTAATTTAGGaagatattatttttgcaaataagattctaaaaagtagtatatttgataaattccaAAACATAGCAGTGTGGTACTGTGGTGGATAAATACAGACCTCaatatatgtgtataaataattaaaaataacaaaaatctccctctctcgtctctctccGCTCTCTCTCTCGGCCAATCTGAAAATGGCGCTGTTCTCATGGACCTTGTCTTCTCCTCCGTCACTTTATCAATCTTCTCTCCCAAACAAAATTAGTCTTCTTCCTCAAAAGCTACCGTCTGTTTCTTTCCGATCACTACCTCTCAGAAAAAATAACTTATTCATTCGATCTGTATCCACTCAAGGTAATCatatttcttttttaattatGCTTTTTTATAGTCTCACACTGTGCTTATTATATGTTGATCATCTCTATATTGTTCTTGAATTCGATCAAAATGAAAATTGAAGATTTATGTTTTTTGGAATTCTAATTGAAACCACCAGCTCTACAACTCTGcttatgtttgttttgtttccGGGATTATAATTCTCATAATATTTGTTCCAATTTTGTTCATAATATTTCGATGCGTTAAATTGTGAATCTCTAGTATAGGGGTTAAGAGGAGCCGTATCATCAGCGACCATTTCTGGTAtagattatatgtaaatatactaGGTTTGGTTAGATAGATTATCAAAGTAGAAAAGTCATGGTGCTTCCGATGCTTATTGTTATGCTATTATGTCAATGTATCCGAAAGTTTAGGAATTTGAAATTGCTCACGGATTTTTCAATTTTCTCAACTTCTAATAAGTTGAAGTAATAGATTTTCTTTTGTTGCAATGGTTGTATACGATAATTTCATCTTCAGTTTACCAATTACATGTGATAGTTTGTTGTATCTTTCAGCACCATCAACATCTGGTGGCATTGCACCAGCAATATCTATAACAGATGATGCATTAAAGCACTTGAACAAGATGAAGGCTGAACGGAAAGAAGATCTATGCTTGAGAATTGGTGTTAAACAAGGTGGATGCTCTGGCATGTCCTACACAATGGAGTTTGAGAACAAAGAAAACGCTCGATCTGATGACTCAGTTATGGAATACAATGGTTTTAATATTGGTATGTCCTATCTTTTTCACTATTTTACCTAAGTTTAGTAGATTGATATTAAATGCATACAGTATCTTGTAAATTCCATGGTTCAATCTTCATATCATCAAACCGTGGTTCATGTGAAGACTGAAAAGACTCTTAGTGGAAGAGTACAAGTCTAAAATATCTTTGTTATAGATCATgttcattatttaaatataccaGATGTACCTTTAAGGTCTTCAACTaagtataaataatatttgtgtTCTTATATCCTTAATGTTTTATCTGGTTGGTTGATGAGGCCTTTTAAGGATATAGAGATCAATATATCCATTTTAGTAGTGGTATATGCCTCTGTGTGTGTCAATCATGTATTACTGCCCGTGGCAATGAAATTTAATTGTGTTACTCTTATTATCTTGTTTGCCTCGCATTTTTGCCAGAAtacagtttttaatattttactagCTTTTTACCCATGCAAAGCACGGgttaacaaataaatttatatatatatatatatatatatatatatatatatacacacaaaacatttttttatcagaaatatatatgtatattgtataatataaacctttttgtttgatttgattttatatgttttatttaatcTCCTTAACTTGAGTATTATTGTTTTTCTACAGTTAAGATCCGGAGGCCAGTGAGAAATAATTATAAGACTCTCTTCATATTATAAAACTTGTGATGAAAATGTGCATGATTATGTTAGAATTATAATTCTATATTGCAGttataatcaatttataatcttgatagaataatttttttgattaaattaaattttaataaaattattggtACATTTGGAATTTCATTATAGAGATTATAATTTACTTAAAgaaataattgtatgtttagactTAGTTGGGGTAAGAAATAATTTTGGAGTGAGTGTTTGTAGTTGCCAAGTACAATTTAACCGACCAATTAATTTTGAGTTAGAGTGAGTGTTTGTAGCAATCAAGGACAGTTCAactaattaattgattttaaaaagtGTTTGTTTAATTCATTATGGATATTGgccgtgtttggaagttagcgatttgggaaaaaattagaggtttggggtgagttagaggtttgaccatttcaatccgctaatgatAGTGTTTGATAGTCAGCGGATTGAAACAGAGGTTTGGCcgcaaaaagctaattttcaaaaagctactTCGAGGAGCCTTTTTGGGTTAGCGTTTTTGATATGTGTCATAAAAAGCTAATGAAACAGATATTTACCAAACTGTTTTACACGAAAcctctaattcaatccgctagtcaaaacatctatttcaatcagctagtcaaaacatctaattcaatccgctaacagctaatgtCAGTGTTAACCAAAGTACTATACCAACCAATTATACCCTATTCCGGttataatagtatagtatataatTTGTATTGAGCTAGATGATGGCGCTCCTGATGGTACCAGTTCTGAACTGGCAAAGCCCTGGCTCCTATATTAATGTTAATGTCGCTGAATTTCTAATAAAGTGGCAAGGAGATAACTGTTATCTAGGGGTCAATTTGAGTGCCGCTAGACATTTCATATTGACGTGTTTTAATGAAACTTCACTATTTTGCCCGCTACTTAGTAATTCAAGTCTGATTTATGGTGCTGGGCTGGTTTGTCAGAGTAAGGCACAATGGctagtaaaaactgattttgagaGAGGTTGGTATGTAGATGAACATACTTATCAGAGTTGAATCCTAAAAGTTTCGTAGTAGTACGTGACATAGCCATAGATCAACCTTTAATTTCCCTTCTGCTTCGTACTTTTAGTGGCTACCTTAATACTATAATACCTGATATGAAACAGGAGTAAAATTTAGCAGGTTATTTTATTAGGGTTTCCATTCCCAAGTATTTAATCCTACATATAATCATAGACTTGATTATCGAGATAAAAGCGATTCTCTTTGATTATGGATTGTGGCCTATAAGTTTCACTCCTACTGCGGTTGCAAAATTCTTGGTTGGGATAGTGGATTTGTGGGATAATCCACCCAAGTATATTGTGtagtggtttttttttttagatcTCATATATATCAATGTTTCTGCAATATGTTATTAGTACGAAGAAAATCGATTCCCTTTGTTTATGGGTTGTGATCTATAAGTTTTATTCCTAATGCGGATGGAAAATCCCTAGGATAGTGAATTTTATGGGATAATCCACCCAAGTATATCATCTAGTTTTTCTAAGATCTCATATATCAATGTTTCTGCAATATGTTATTAGTAATTACTAATTGTACATTTTTTTTCCGCTACTTGATTGTTGCAGTTTGTGATCCAAAGAGCCTTCTTTTCATATACGGGATGCAATTGGATTTCAGTGATGCACT of Daucus carota subsp. sativus chromosome 3, DH1 v3.0, whole genome shotgun sequence contains these proteins:
- the LOC108211243 gene encoding iron-sulfur assembly protein IscA, chloroplastic, coding for MALFSWTLSSPPSLYQSSLPNKISLLPQKLPSVSFRSLPLRKNNLFIRSVSTQAPSTSGGIAPAISITDDALKHLNKMKAERKEDLCLRIGVKQGGCSGMSYTMEFENKENARSDDSVMEYNGFNIVCDPKSLLFIYGMQLDFSDALIGGGFSFKNPNATQTCGCGKSFAAEM